One window of Brachybacterium ginsengisoli genomic DNA carries:
- the nhaA gene encoding Na+/H+ antiporter NhaA produces the protein MTTPSPAVLEHGTFRRRHPLEEWVTRAVPGGALLLLATVLALLFANTSLSETYFSVRDAHLGGTLGPIDLDLSIGHWAADGLLAIFFFLAGLELKQEFVVGDLRSPSKALVPIAAAVGGVAVPALIYVMVNLGGPAGSGVGWAIPAATDIAFAVAILALLGSSLPPALRTFLLTLAIVDDLIAITIIAIFYTADLRLGFLALALVPLAAFWWLTNRREAWFKKHYWTAWALLAPIALITWVLFLNSGVHATIAGVVLAFLVPVRGLSEYGRQHSLSHTLEHRLRPFSSAVAVPVFAFFSAGVAVGGVSGLLDAWQSTVALGVIVGLVLGKIVGIVGTSFLLTKLTSARLDPALRWPDMIGMAAVAGIGFTVSLLVSELSFDPSDPMHDWAKVGVLTASALAALVAAAILIPRNRMYARRRREAGAEPDAYDRGADWGADG, from the coding sequence GTGACCACCCCCTCGCCCGCCGTCCTCGAGCACGGCACCTTCCGCCGCCGGCATCCGCTGGAGGAGTGGGTCACCCGCGCCGTGCCCGGAGGTGCCCTGCTGCTGCTGGCCACCGTGCTGGCGCTGCTCTTCGCGAACACCTCGCTCTCGGAGACGTACTTCTCGGTGCGCGATGCGCACCTCGGCGGGACGCTCGGCCCGATCGATCTGGACCTCTCGATCGGGCACTGGGCGGCCGACGGCCTGCTCGCGATCTTCTTCTTCCTCGCCGGACTGGAGCTCAAGCAGGAGTTCGTGGTGGGAGACCTGCGCTCCCCCTCGAAGGCCCTGGTGCCGATCGCCGCCGCCGTCGGCGGCGTGGCCGTCCCCGCACTGATCTACGTGATGGTGAACCTCGGCGGTCCGGCCGGGTCCGGCGTCGGCTGGGCGATCCCGGCGGCGACCGACATCGCCTTCGCGGTCGCGATCCTGGCCCTGCTCGGCTCGAGCCTGCCGCCCGCGCTGCGCACCTTCCTGCTGACCCTCGCGATCGTGGACGACCTCATCGCGATCACCATCATCGCGATCTTCTACACCGCGGATCTGCGACTGGGGTTCCTCGCCCTCGCGCTCGTGCCGCTCGCGGCGTTCTGGTGGCTGACCAACCGGCGCGAGGCCTGGTTCAAGAAGCACTACTGGACGGCGTGGGCGCTGCTGGCCCCGATCGCCCTGATCACCTGGGTGCTCTTCCTGAACTCCGGCGTGCACGCCACAATCGCCGGCGTGGTGCTGGCCTTCCTGGTGCCGGTCCGCGGCCTCTCCGAGTACGGCCGGCAGCACTCGCTCTCCCACACCCTCGAGCACCGCCTGCGCCCCTTCTCGAGCGCCGTGGCAGTGCCGGTCTTCGCCTTCTTCAGCGCAGGCGTCGCCGTGGGCGGCGTCTCCGGACTGCTGGACGCCTGGCAGTCCACGGTCGCACTCGGCGTCATCGTGGGTCTCGTCCTGGGCAAGATCGTGGGCATCGTGGGCACCTCGTTCCTGCTCACGAAGCTCACCAGCGCCCGGCTCGATCCCGCCCTGCGGTGGCCGGACATGATCGGCATGGCGGCGGTGGCCGGGATCGGCTTCACCGTCTCCCTGCTGGTCTCGGAGCTGAGCTTCGACCCCTCCGACCCGATGCACGACTGGGCCAAGGTGGGCGTGCTCACCGCGTCCGCCCTGGCCGCGCTGGTGGCCGCCGCGATCCTCATCCCGCGCAACCGGATGTATGCGCGCCGGCGCCGCGAGGCGGGAGCGGAGCCCGATGCGTACGACCGCGGGGCCGACTGGGGCGCCGACGGCTGA
- a CDS encoding sodium:proton antiporter, which produces MDFPVWTLIPFVLMLLGIAVFPLVPQLAHLWERPRNQLVYALVLGVPVAIGLLLAAHPELVAHALIEYGQFIVLLLALFTVSGGIALRGDLAATPRTNTAFLAVGGLLASFIGTTGAAMLLIRPILATNAQRRYRAHTVVFTIFVVANCGGLLTPLGDPPLFLGLLRGVPFTWTFSLLPEWLFVNALLLLTYWALDRRFHAREKPEALATDAAQRQPLRLAGAANLLWFAVIVLAVAKVPSLDIDAVAHGHVEGLNWVPWRELVMLAAAAGSLLLGSKAIRFEENEFSWEPIKEVGALFIGIFLTMVPALQVLRAAAPNLPLNEITLFLFTGGLSSVLDNAPTYVTFFEMATQLPGEPRVGDVPEALLVSISLGAVLCGAMTYIGNGPNFMVKSVAEDGGVKMPAFLGYVRSAFVYLAPVLLAMLLLFIADPWWAKVLGALVVVLLLVRVVRLATAPPPQVLGRGARRAEPEAPAQE; this is translated from the coding sequence ATGGACTTCCCCGTCTGGACCCTGATCCCGTTCGTGCTGATGCTGCTGGGCATCGCGGTCTTCCCGCTGGTCCCGCAGCTCGCCCACCTCTGGGAGCGTCCCCGCAACCAGCTCGTCTACGCCCTCGTGCTGGGCGTGCCGGTGGCGATCGGCCTGCTGCTGGCCGCACATCCCGAGCTCGTCGCGCATGCGCTGATCGAGTACGGGCAGTTCATCGTGCTGCTGCTGGCGCTGTTCACCGTCTCCGGTGGGATCGCGCTGCGGGGGGACCTGGCGGCCACGCCGCGCACGAACACGGCCTTCCTCGCCGTCGGCGGGCTGCTGGCCAGCTTCATCGGCACCACCGGCGCGGCGATGCTGCTGATCCGGCCGATCCTCGCCACCAACGCCCAGCGCCGCTACCGGGCGCACACCGTGGTGTTCACGATCTTCGTGGTCGCCAACTGCGGCGGGCTGCTGACCCCGCTCGGCGACCCGCCGCTGTTCCTGGGGTTGCTGCGCGGGGTGCCCTTCACCTGGACCTTCTCGCTGCTCCCGGAGTGGCTGTTCGTCAACGCGCTGCTGCTGCTGACCTACTGGGCGCTGGATCGTCGCTTCCACGCCCGCGAGAAGCCCGAGGCGCTCGCGACCGACGCCGCCCAGCGCCAGCCGCTGCGCCTCGCGGGGGCCGCGAACCTGCTGTGGTTCGCGGTGATCGTCCTGGCCGTGGCCAAGGTCCCCTCGCTCGACATCGACGCCGTGGCGCACGGCCACGTCGAGGGCCTGAACTGGGTGCCCTGGCGCGAGCTGGTGATGCTCGCGGCCGCGGCCGGCTCCTTACTGCTCGGCTCGAAGGCGATCCGCTTCGAGGAGAACGAGTTCAGCTGGGAGCCCATCAAGGAGGTGGGTGCGCTGTTCATCGGCATCTTCCTCACCATGGTCCCGGCGCTGCAGGTGCTGCGCGCCGCCGCCCCGAACCTGCCCCTGAACGAGATCACGCTGTTCTTGTTCACCGGCGGGCTCTCCTCCGTGCTGGACAACGCGCCCACCTACGTGACCTTCTTCGAGATGGCCACCCAGCTGCCCGGCGAGCCCCGTGTGGGAGACGTTCCCGAGGCCCTGCTGGTGTCGATCTCGCTGGGTGCGGTGCTGTGCGGGGCCATGACCTACATCGGCAACGGCCCGAACTTCATGGTGAAGTCCGTGGCGGAGGACGGCGGCGTGAAGATGCCGGCGTTCCTGGGCTACGTGCGCTCCGCGTTCGTGTACCTCGCCCCGGTGCTGCTGGCCATGCTGCTCCTGTTCATCGCCGACCCGTGGTGGGCGAAGGTGCTCGGCGCCCTGGTCGTGGTGCTGCTGCTGGTGCGCGTGGTGCGGCTCGCCACCGCGCCGCCGCCGCAGGTGCTGGGACGTGGCGCCCGCCGTGCGGAGCCGGAGGCCCCGGCGCAGGAGTGA
- a CDS encoding MFS transporter: MTTSTPSPDPRPSESTTTPAEGTAFEDLPPRRTIRQAVAASAMGNATEWYDYGAYAVVATYIAAHFFPAGSEGLFWTYAFLAISFIARPFGGFVWGPLGDRLGRKHVLALTIILMSAATFLIGVLPTYEKVGVLAPILLALLRMIQGFSTGGEYGGAATFMAEYAPDKRRGLYGSFLEFGTLGGFALGTVVVLILQLIIGEDAMAAWGWRVPFFVAGPLGIIGLYLRSRLDETPVFQDLEEAGESEESATKGLRDLIVEYWKPILVMAGLVIPLNIANYTLLTYMPGYLETKIHLTGNESLMVILIGEVAMMAVIPFCGSLSDRIGRKKMWWFSMVGLFVMALPMYMLMGQSFGLAIVGFAVLGLLYIPQLSTISATFPAMFPAHVRFAGFAVTYNVFTSIFGGTAAPINEAVVESTGFLEFPAVYVMLGCVIGMIALVFLKETAGASLSGTDIPESEPEDYGLEAMQAEDQALDEAGR, from the coding sequence GTGACGACATCGACCCCTTCCCCTGATCCGCGACCCTCCGAATCCACCACGACCCCGGCCGAGGGCACCGCGTTCGAGGATCTCCCTCCCCGCCGGACGATCCGCCAGGCCGTCGCGGCCTCGGCGATGGGCAACGCCACCGAGTGGTACGACTACGGCGCCTACGCCGTGGTGGCCACCTACATCGCGGCCCACTTCTTCCCGGCCGGATCCGAGGGCCTCTTCTGGACCTACGCCTTCCTGGCGATCTCCTTCATCGCCCGCCCCTTCGGCGGCTTCGTGTGGGGTCCGCTCGGCGACCGTCTGGGCCGCAAGCACGTCCTCGCCCTGACGATCATCCTGATGTCGGCCGCGACCTTCCTCATCGGCGTGCTGCCGACCTACGAGAAGGTGGGCGTCCTCGCCCCGATCCTGCTCGCCCTGCTGCGCATGATCCAGGGCTTCTCCACCGGCGGCGAGTACGGCGGCGCGGCCACGTTCATGGCCGAGTACGCCCCGGACAAGCGACGCGGCCTCTACGGCAGCTTCCTCGAGTTCGGCACCCTGGGCGGCTTCGCGCTGGGCACCGTGGTGGTGCTGATCCTGCAGCTGATCATCGGCGAGGACGCCATGGCGGCCTGGGGCTGGCGCGTGCCGTTCTTCGTCGCGGGCCCGCTCGGCATCATCGGCCTGTACCTGCGGTCCCGTCTCGACGAGACCCCGGTCTTCCAGGACCTCGAGGAGGCCGGCGAGTCCGAGGAGAGCGCGACGAAGGGTCTGCGCGACCTGATCGTCGAGTACTGGAAGCCGATCCTGGTGATGGCCGGCCTCGTGATCCCGCTGAACATCGCGAACTACACGCTGCTGACCTACATGCCCGGCTATCTCGAGACCAAGATCCACCTGACCGGCAACGAGTCGCTGATGGTGATCCTGATCGGCGAGGTCGCGATGATGGCGGTGATCCCGTTCTGCGGATCCCTGTCGGATCGGATCGGCCGCAAGAAGATGTGGTGGTTCTCGATGGTGGGCCTGTTCGTCATGGCCCTGCCGATGTACATGCTGATGGGGCAGAGCTTCGGCCTGGCGATCGTCGGCTTCGCCGTGCTGGGCCTGCTCTACATCCCGCAGCTGTCCACGATCTCGGCGACCTTCCCGGCGATGTTCCCTGCGCATGTGCGCTTCGCGGGCTTCGCGGTCACCTACAACGTGTTCACCTCGATCTTCGGCGGCACCGCCGCACCGATCAACGAGGCGGTCGTGGAGTCCACCGGGTTCCTGGAGTTCCCGGCGGTCTACGTGATGCTCGGCTGCGTCATCGGCATGATCGCGCTGGTCTTCCTGAAGGAGACCGCGGGCGCGTCCCTGTCGGGCACCGACATCCCCGAGTCCGAGCCCGAGGACTACGGCCTCGAGGCCATGCAGGCCGAGGACCAGGCGCTCGACGAGGCCGGGCGCTGA
- a CDS encoding PhoX family protein gives MALIDLPLLMKDAARGKRSAVTCALKCGNQCAFGPCNHSDNATFRDIASAALSRRAVIGGTTGALAIALGGTQGALADPGTGQGKGKGNGKSGALAPNGSKLRFEAIAPVDYMVDEFTVPEGFGWHPIIRWGDPLFEDAPDFDWNAQSAEAQALQFGYNNDYTEIQEIPGSNGKRAVMFVNHEYTNENIMFPAETDQDDVIEIGMAAHGLTVVELERKNKNFPYSYVRGAELNRRILLTEEFALTGAAAGGELLRTVEDPEGRTVLGTLGNCSGGLTPWGTLLSGEENFNGYFRTPGTSAEDARYGLADRATARGWEATHERFDSRTEGYENEPNRFGYIVEVDPFDPTSTPRKHTALGRFKHEGANVIVAENGKVVAYSGDDEKFDYLYKFVSRDSYVEGDRAHNLTLLENGDLFVAKFAGNSPASEIDGSGEVPADGSFDGTGEWLPLVVDGESAVPGFTLEQVLVHTRLAADAVGPTKMDRCEDVEPSLHSRRVYVACTNNSDRGTTGKAAADEANPRSENRDGHIVEIDEQGDQTSTTFAWNLLMVCGDPAQGDQTYFSGFPVEQVSPISCPDNLAFDAVGNLWISTDGAPSGIGFNDGLFRVTLDGEDRGRVEQFLSVPRDGETCGPIIRDTDRSAFVSVQHPGEDGAWGEQVSFFPDYDGQGPKPSVIQVLPQRG, from the coding sequence ATGGCACTGATCGACCTCCCCCTGCTCATGAAGGACGCGGCCCGGGGCAAGCGCTCCGCCGTGACCTGCGCCCTCAAGTGCGGCAACCAGTGCGCCTTCGGCCCCTGCAACCACTCCGACAACGCCACCTTCCGTGACATCGCCTCGGCCGCGCTGTCGCGTCGTGCGGTGATCGGCGGGACCACCGGCGCGCTCGCGATCGCCCTGGGCGGCACGCAGGGCGCCCTCGCCGACCCCGGCACGGGGCAGGGCAAGGGCAAGGGCAACGGGAAGTCCGGCGCCCTGGCACCGAACGGCAGCAAGCTCCGCTTCGAGGCGATCGCCCCCGTGGACTACATGGTCGACGAGTTCACCGTCCCCGAGGGCTTCGGCTGGCACCCGATCATCCGCTGGGGCGACCCGCTGTTCGAGGACGCCCCCGACTTCGACTGGAACGCCCAGAGCGCCGAGGCCCAGGCCCTCCAGTTCGGCTACAACAACGACTACACCGAGATCCAGGAGATCCCGGGCAGCAACGGCAAGCGCGCCGTCATGTTCGTCAACCATGAGTACACGAACGAGAACATCATGTTCCCGGCCGAGACCGACCAGGACGACGTCATCGAGATCGGCATGGCCGCCCACGGCCTGACCGTCGTGGAGCTGGAGCGGAAGAACAAGAACTTCCCCTACTCCTACGTGCGCGGCGCCGAGCTGAACCGCCGCATCCTGCTCACCGAGGAGTTCGCCCTCACCGGCGCCGCCGCCGGGGGCGAGCTGCTCCGGACCGTCGAGGACCCCGAGGGCCGCACCGTGCTGGGCACCCTGGGCAACTGCTCCGGCGGACTCACCCCCTGGGGCACGCTGCTCTCCGGCGAGGAGAACTTCAACGGCTACTTCCGCACCCCGGGCACCTCCGCGGAGGATGCGCGCTACGGCCTCGCCGATCGGGCGACGGCCCGCGGCTGGGAGGCCACGCACGAGCGCTTCGACTCCCGCACCGAGGGCTACGAGAACGAGCCGAACCGCTTCGGCTACATCGTCGAGGTCGATCCCTTCGATCCCACCTCCACCCCGCGCAAGCACACGGCGCTGGGCCGCTTCAAGCACGAGGGCGCCAACGTCATCGTCGCCGAGAACGGCAAGGTCGTGGCCTACTCCGGGGACGACGAGAAGTTCGACTACCTGTACAAGTTCGTCTCCCGCGACTCCTACGTCGAGGGCGACCGCGCGCACAACCTGACCCTGCTGGAGAACGGCGACCTGTTCGTCGCGAAGTTCGCCGGCAACTCCCCGGCCTCCGAGATCGACGGCTCCGGCGAGGTCCCGGCCGACGGCTCCTTCGACGGCACCGGCGAGTGGCTGCCGCTGGTCGTGGACGGCGAGTCCGCCGTCCCCGGCTTCACCCTCGAGCAGGTGCTGGTCCACACCCGCCTCGCGGCCGACGCCGTGGGCCCCACCAAGATGGACCGCTGCGAGGACGTCGAGCCCTCGTTGCACTCACGTCGCGTCTACGTGGCCTGCACCAACAACTCCGACCGCGGGACGACGGGCAAGGCCGCGGCCGACGAGGCCAACCCCCGCTCCGAGAACCGCGACGGCCACATCGTCGAGATCGACGAGCAGGGCGATCAGACCTCGACCACCTTCGCCTGGAACCTGCTGATGGTGTGCGGCGACCCGGCGCAGGGCGATCAGACCTACTTCTCCGGCTTCCCGGTGGAGCAGGTCTCGCCGATCTCCTGCCCGGACAACCTGGCCTTCGACGCGGTGGGCAACCTGTGGATCTCCACCGACGGCGCCCCCTCCGGCATCGGCTTTAACGACGGCCTGTTCCGCGTCACCCTGGACGGCGAGGACCGCGGCCGGGTCGAGCAGTTCCTGTCCGTCCCGCGCGACGGCGAGACCTGCGGCCCGATCATCCGCGACACGGACCGCAGCGCCTTCGTCTCCGTCCAGCACCCGGGGGAGGACGGCGCCTGGGGCGAGCAGGTCTCCTTCTTCCCGGACTACGACGGCCAGGGCCCCAAGCCCTCCGTCATCCAGGTCCTGCCGCAGCGCGGCTGA
- a CDS encoding universal stress protein, producing MTTILLAYVPSATSEAAFEFAVQEATRREAALLVLASERAPDPRKARGVTDKRPLEERLAETGLEFELRTVPKRDDPADDILDAVEHDDIGLVVLGIRKRTPIGKILLGSTSQRVAIESPVPVVLVKPEDFVAPSRF from the coding sequence ATGACCACGATCCTGCTGGCCTATGTCCCCAGCGCCACGAGCGAGGCGGCCTTCGAGTTCGCCGTCCAGGAGGCGACACGGCGCGAGGCCGCGCTGCTGGTGCTCGCCTCCGAGCGCGCCCCCGACCCGCGCAAGGCGCGCGGCGTCACCGACAAGCGTCCGCTCGAGGAGCGCCTGGCCGAGACCGGGCTCGAGTTCGAGCTGCGCACGGTCCCCAAGCGCGATGACCCGGCCGACGACATCCTCGACGCCGTCGAGCACGACGACATCGGCCTGGTGGTCCTCGGCATCCGCAAGCGCACCCCGATCGGGAAGATCCTGCTGGGCTCGACCTCGCAGCGGGTCGCGATCGAGTCGCCGGTGCCGGTGGTGCTGGTCAAGCCCGAGGACTTCGTGGCGCCCTCGCGCTTCTGA
- a CDS encoding LssY C-terminal domain-containing protein, with amino-acid sequence MTPTREVHLVPLDRPLPQQSPVYDHERGHTVGGPRVELYALLDNLFIAVGVVVSIWLALLYLVEGFSLTPVRLLYLLGFWVLLTYITLPRLHQLMTWIYLPDYFFGRTRTTEGVLSDPINLAVDGSERDLHVAMRRAGWVLAEERTVSSAWSMVRSTLLGRSYPAAPVSDLYLMGRRHDFTYQQEVGGTTTKRHHVRFWRMPPDFVLPGGYRADWLAAGTYDRAVGFSFFTLQITHRIDENIDAERDFVIDTVRFADPEIEVEVIREFSTSYHHRNGQGDRIRTDGDLPVIDVAGATARSDGATAVMLPRHRPTGTSVMKSRARAALAVARRSGASPSPAVVADELTSQWQGTVDDFHQVLARAADHHLPPPTVIFTGALVLLQAAVVIVRWVGELAGVDLASLGPVGALIVPDDESLLGATAFAAALLVLQIGVLRRSRWSRIALMALFTTDALAALTLATTMSGIVAHSLLVGAGASALGVMAISSDASRQWVQTLRVDHRDAGADDDAPPVGEDPRPAAEAPDAVRAVTGG; translated from the coding sequence GTGACCCCGACGCGCGAGGTGCACCTGGTGCCGCTGGACCGACCCCTTCCGCAGCAGTCCCCGGTCTACGACCACGAGCGCGGCCACACCGTCGGCGGGCCGCGCGTCGAGCTGTACGCGCTGCTGGACAACCTGTTCATCGCCGTGGGCGTGGTGGTCTCGATCTGGCTGGCCCTGCTGTACCTGGTCGAGGGCTTCTCGCTCACGCCGGTGCGACTGCTGTACCTGCTGGGGTTCTGGGTGCTGCTCACCTACATCACGCTGCCCCGCCTGCACCAGCTGATGACCTGGATCTATCTCCCGGACTACTTCTTCGGCCGCACCCGCACCACCGAGGGCGTGCTCTCGGACCCCATCAACCTCGCCGTCGACGGCTCCGAGCGGGACCTGCACGTGGCGATGCGCCGGGCGGGCTGGGTGCTCGCCGAGGAGCGGACCGTCTCCTCCGCCTGGTCGATGGTGCGTTCGACGCTGCTGGGCCGCTCGTATCCCGCCGCGCCCGTCTCGGACCTCTACCTGATGGGCCGACGCCACGACTTCACGTACCAGCAGGAGGTGGGCGGGACCACCACCAAGCGCCATCACGTGCGGTTCTGGCGGATGCCTCCGGACTTCGTGCTCCCGGGCGGGTACCGCGCGGACTGGCTGGCGGCCGGCACCTACGACCGTGCCGTCGGCTTCTCCTTCTTCACCCTGCAGATCACCCACCGGATCGACGAGAACATCGACGCGGAGCGGGACTTCGTCATCGACACCGTCCGCTTCGCCGACCCGGAGATCGAGGTCGAGGTGATCCGGGAGTTCTCCACCTCGTACCACCACCGCAACGGCCAGGGCGATCGGATCCGCACCGACGGCGACCTCCCGGTGATCGACGTGGCCGGGGCGACGGCCCGCTCCGACGGCGCCACCGCGGTGATGCTGCCGCGGCACCGCCCCACAGGGACCTCGGTGATGAAGTCCCGGGCCCGGGCGGCGCTCGCGGTCGCCCGGCGCAGCGGCGCCTCGCCCTCCCCCGCCGTGGTCGCGGACGAGCTGACCTCCCAGTGGCAGGGCACGGTCGACGACTTCCACCAGGTCCTCGCGCGCGCCGCGGACCACCACCTGCCGCCGCCCACGGTGATCTTCACCGGCGCGCTGGTGCTGCTCCAGGCCGCGGTGGTGATCGTGCGGTGGGTCGGTGAGCTGGCCGGGGTGGACCTCGCCTCCCTCGGCCCGGTGGGCGCGCTGATCGTGCCGGACGACGAGAGCCTGCTCGGGGCCACGGCCTTCGCGGCCGCCCTGCTCGTGCTGCAGATCGGGGTGCTGCGGCGCAGCCGGTGGTCGCGGATCGCGCTGATGGCTCTGTTCACGACGGACGCCCTGGCCGCCCTCACCCTGGCCACCACGATGTCCGGCATCGTCGCGCATTCGCTGCTGGTGGGGGCCGGAGCGTCCGCGCTCGGCGTGATGGCCATCAGCTCCGACGCGTCCCGCCAGTGGGTGCAGACCCTGCGCGTGGACCACCGCGACGCGGGGGCCGACGACGACGCGCCGCCCGTCGGCGAGGATCCGCGCCCGGCCGCCGAGGCTCCGGACGCTGTGAGGGCAGTCACCGGAGGGTAG
- a CDS encoding APC family permease: MSESPETAPAADADPAAPGGDQPELKKAITPKLLLLFIVGDILGTGVYSLTGKVAGEVGGAGWIPILIAFAVAMVSALSYVEMVTKYPQAAGAALYVHKAFGIHFLTFMVTFAVLSSGITSASTSAIFLSENVLKAFGLEESLGDAAGGVATTIALVFLVLVALINLRGVAESVKANVVLTFIELTGLSLVIVVGFIALGRGEADLARVVLFETQGDKSFFMAIIGATALAFFSMVGFEDSVNMAEETVDPVKNFPRALIAGLSITGVIYVLISILAVAVVPIGQLTESTTPLLEVVKVGAPSIPIDTIFAFISIFAVANTVLINMMMASRLLYGMAKQGVLPGFLKGVLRSRRTPWAGIVFSTGLGIALVLTVRYVLAEQTIAALGGTTALLLLAVFGLVNISVLVLRKDKVGNRHFRTPTALPVIGAITSFALITPIAQPVQNYVIAGGLLVVGLILYVITWFYNSAVKARRTRFRHPDELG, from the coding sequence ATGAGCGAATCCCCTGAAACCGCCCCCGCCGCCGACGCCGACCCGGCAGCGCCCGGCGGCGATCAGCCGGAGCTGAAGAAGGCGATCACGCCCAAGCTCCTGCTGCTGTTCATCGTCGGCGACATCCTCGGCACCGGCGTCTACTCCCTGACCGGCAAGGTCGCCGGAGAGGTGGGCGGCGCCGGCTGGATCCCGATCCTCATCGCCTTCGCCGTCGCGATGGTCTCGGCGCTGTCCTATGTCGAGATGGTTACCAAGTACCCGCAGGCCGCGGGTGCGGCGCTGTACGTCCACAAGGCGTTCGGCATCCACTTCCTGACCTTCATGGTCACCTTCGCGGTGCTCTCCTCAGGCATCACCTCGGCCTCCACCAGCGCGATCTTCCTCTCGGAGAACGTGCTGAAGGCCTTCGGCCTCGAGGAGTCCCTGGGTGATGCCGCCGGCGGCGTGGCGACCACGATCGCGCTGGTCTTCCTGGTGCTGGTGGCTCTCATCAACCTGCGCGGCGTCGCCGAGTCGGTCAAGGCGAACGTGGTGCTCACGTTCATCGAGCTGACCGGCCTCTCGCTCGTGATCGTCGTGGGCTTCATCGCGCTGGGCCGCGGCGAGGCGGACCTCGCCCGCGTGGTCCTCTTCGAGACCCAGGGCGACAAGAGCTTCTTCATGGCGATCATCGGCGCGACCGCGCTGGCGTTCTTCTCCATGGTGGGCTTCGAGGACTCGGTCAACATGGCCGAGGAGACCGTCGACCCGGTGAAGAACTTCCCGAGGGCCCTCATCGCGGGCCTGTCGATCACCGGCGTGATCTACGTGCTGATCTCGATCCTCGCCGTGGCGGTGGTGCCGATCGGCCAGCTCACCGAGTCCACCACCCCGCTGCTCGAGGTGGTCAAGGTCGGGGCGCCGAGCATCCCGATCGACACGATCTTCGCGTTCATCTCGATCTTCGCCGTGGCCAACACGGTGCTGATCAACATGATGATGGCCTCCCGCCTGCTGTACGGCATGGCCAAGCAGGGCGTGCTGCCCGGCTTCCTCAAGGGCGTGCTGCGCAGCCGCCGCACCCCGTGGGCCGGCATCGTCTTCTCCACCGGCCTGGGCATCGCCCTGGTCCTCACGGTGCGCTACGTGCTCGCCGAGCAGACCATCGCCGCGCTCGGCGGCACCACGGCGCTGCTGCTGCTGGCCGTGTTCGGCCTGGTCAACATCTCGGTGCTGGTGCTGCGCAAGGACAAGGTGGGCAACCGCCACTTCCGCACCCCGACCGCTCTGCCGGTGATCGGTGCGATCACGTCCTTCGCGCTGATCACCCCGATCGCGCAGCCCGTGCAGAACTACGTCATCGCCGGCGGTCTGCTGGTGGTGGGCCTGATCCTGTACGTGATCACCTGGTTCTACAACAGCGCGGTCAAGGCTCGCCGCACCCGGTTCCGCCACCCCGACGAGCTGGGCTGA